One stretch of Caloenas nicobarica isolate bCalNic1 chromosome 2, bCalNic1.hap1, whole genome shotgun sequence DNA includes these proteins:
- the LOC135984703 gene encoding LOW QUALITY PROTEIN: thioredoxin domain-containing protein 5-like (The sequence of the model RefSeq protein was modified relative to this genomic sequence to represent the inferred CDS: inserted 1 base in 1 codon), with translation MYYISSSSSGRNGEKGDQYKEKRDFYSLKEYVDSQLQSSRKEPPADKPTEALQPPTEPTPVEXSSVRSLSEKDFDATIARGITFIKFFAPWCGHCKNLAATWENLANEQFPGLTDGKIAEVDCTVERNVCNRFSVHGCPTLLVFRGGKKVSEHDGTRDLESLHSFVLRQAMDEL, from the exons ATGTACTACAtcagtagtagtagtagtggtAGGAATGGTGAAAAGGGTGACCAGTACAAAGAGAAGAGGGACTTCTATTCCTTAAAGGAATATGTGGATTCCCAACTACAGAGCTCAAGGAAAGAGCCCCCAGCAGACAAACCTACTgaagccctgcagccacccaCAGAACCCACCCCTGTTG GCTCCAGTGTCCGCTCTCTCTCTGAAAAAGACTTCGATGCAACCATTGCCAGGGGGATCACCTTTATTAAATTCTTTGCTCCATGGTGTGGTCACTGTAAGAACTTGGCTGCAACTTGGGAGAACCTTGCCAATGAGCAATTTCCAGGTTTGACTGATGGCAAAATAGCAGAAGTAGACTGCACTGTGGAACGTAACGTCTGCAACAGATTTTCTGTTCATGGTTGTCCTACACTTCTGGTTTTCCGAGGTGGAAAGAAAGTCAGTGAACACGATGGAACGAGAGACCTTGAATCACTGCATAGCTTTGTCTTGCGTCAAGCAATGGATGAATTGTAA